The sequence TTCCGCAGATCTGAAAGACGGAGATCCCGGATATCATGCCCATCAAGCCTGACAATCCCATTTTCTGGATCCCAAAACCGCATGAGAAGATGGGTCAGAGTTGTCTTTCCCGCTCCTGTCATTCCAACAATTGCAGCCGTCGTACCTGAAGGGATCGAGAATGAAACTCCTTTCAGTACATAGGGGTCCGTTTCCCCATACCTAAACCAGATATCCGAGACCTCAAGGGTTGGAGCAGTTGAAATCGTAACCGATGGAGTCCCATTCTCACTAACCACGGGAGTATCATCCATAACAGTGAAAAATCGTTTTGCCCCGGCAATTGTCATGCTGAGTTGTTTTGAAACATCGACAACTTCCCTCATTGCTGTGAATGCACCGGCGGATAAAATTACAGTAATTGGAAGATAGAAGGAATTAATCTCACCCATTTGAGCTAGGATAGTTGATACCACGAGAACAATTACAATACCACCAGATACAAGAACAGCATACGAAGCAGATGCACAGGCATTTACACGGACATACGCCCTTTGCTCCTTTCGATATTCAAGGACCATACAGATAATTGCGTCAAGCCTGTCTTTTCCTCTTCCAAATGCAAGAATCTCCCAGATACCCTGTACACTATCAATCAGAAAACTTCCCATATTCGCAAGGTACTGCCTGAGATGATCTCCTTTCTTTTCATTCATTCTGATAGCAAGAGTGGGAATTAAAGCTGTCAGAATAAGGAACACGAGAAGAATTACTGCAAGAAGCGAGTGGATGTATGCAAGACCACAGAGTATAATTAATGGCACCAGAATCGCTACTAAAATCTGTGTAAGGGTATGAGCAAAGAAAAGCTCTAAAATTTCGATATTATTTATTGCAACAGAAACAAGATCACCAGTTCTTCGGGAGATGAAAATCGCTGGAGCGAGGGGGTCAACTTTGCGGTAAAATTGGTTCCTGAGATCTGAGAGAACATGAAATGCAGCAATGTGGTTTAAGTATGGTCCGAAATACCCACATACACCCCGTGCAAGAGCAAAAATAAGAATTGCTGTTCCTATCAGAAGCAGAGCAGATGGATTGCTTTGTTCTTTTGCGGTATAAATTAATAAAACTCCAAGAAGGCCAATTCCGACAGTTACCAATTGTTTTGTCGCATCACAAATCATACCGGCTGCAAGAAGCCATATATGTGATTTTACCAGACCAGTAAGGCGCAATAGTTGTTGGAATGGTGCCATATCAGTCATACTGCATCTCCTGAAATGTGACTACACTCAGTGGGAGTCGTCCCGAGCATTCGTACCTGTGCCTGTACCAGTCTGGCATAATGACCCCCTGTTTTTAGGAGCTCTTCATGAGTTCCTGTCTCAACAATTCGTCCTTCATCCATCACCATGATCCGGTGTGCCCTTCTTATGGTCGACAAACGATGAGCAATAACAAGAACGGTCCTGTCTTTACAGAGTTCATTCAGGGCAGCCTGGATAAGTTTCTCACTCCCTGCATCAATACTTGAAGTGGGT comes from Methanospirillum hungatei and encodes:
- a CDS encoding ABC transporter ATP-binding protein — encoded protein: MTDMAPFQQLLRLTGLVKSHIWLLAAGMICDATKQLVTVGIGLLGVLLIYTAKEQSNPSALLLIGTAILIFALARGVCGYFGPYLNHIAAFHVLSDLRNQFYRKVDPLAPAIFISRRTGDLVSVAINNIEILELFFAHTLTQILVAILVPLIILCGLAYIHSLLAVILLVFLILTALIPTLAIRMNEKKGDHLRQYLANMGSFLIDSVQGIWEILAFGRGKDRLDAIICMVLEYRKEQRAYVRVNACASASYAVLVSGGIVIVLVVSTILAQMGEINSFYLPITVILSAGAFTAMREVVDVSKQLSMTIAGAKRFFTVMDDTPVVSENGTPSVTISTAPTLEVSDIWFRYGETDPYVLKGVSFSIPSGTTAAIVGMTGAGKTTLTHLLMRFWDPENGIVRLDGHDIRDLRLSDLRKTISIVTQDIFLFNTSIRENIRVGKADATDQEVEQAAKFARIHDFIRGLPEGYETLVGERGIRLSGGERQRVAIARAILKNAPVLIMDEATSNLDTGTELMIRDTIQELMKGRTVFMIAHRLSTVVHADKILVLNQGEIIEQGTHRELMALDGMYASLIAAQEI